CGGTGGCGGCCCTCCTCATCGGCCTCGGCCGCTCCTTCGCGGTCTACGTCGCTCCCGAATTCGAGGTCGTGGTGCCCTACGCCATCATGGTGGCGGTGCTGCTGTTCCGGCCTCAAGGCCTGTTCGGCGTGGCGGAGACCCGGCGGATATGACCTGCGCTCTCAGTCAAGGAGGGCTGGCGCCGTGACCCGCCGCTCGGAAACGCTCCTCGCCTTCGCGGGCGCCGTGCTGATCGTCGTGCTCGCCTACGCGGTGCCGTGGCTGCGCTTCGTGCTCACCATCGCGCTCGCCAAGGGGCTGGCGGTGCTCGGCATCCTGCTGCTGCTGCGGGCCGGCCAGGTCAGCTTCGGCCACGCGCTGTACCTCGCGCTCGCCGCCTACACGGTCGCGTTCGGGGCGCTCGCCATCCCCGAGGCGCTGCTGCTCCTGCCCCTCGCGGCGATCCTCGCCGGACTGGTCGGCCTGCTGATCGGCCTGTTCGTGGTGCGCTACCGCGAGATCTTCTTCGGCATGCTGAACCTCGCGCTCAGCATGGTGTTCTACTCGGTGCTGGAAAAGTTCTACGCGCTGACCCACGGCGCCGACGGAATCCGGTTGCCCCCCGTCACCGTCCTGGGCCGGCCCCTGGCGGGAGAATCGGGCGAGTGGACGGTGCTGGGGATCGCCCTCGTCCTGGCGCTCGCCTGCGGCGCGCTCGTGCGGGTGGCGCTCGCTTCCCCGCTCGGCGAGGCGCTCGCCGGCATCAAGACCCGCGAGACCCGGCTCGACTTCATGGGCGTGTCCCCGAAGCGCGTGCTGCTCGCCGCCTACGTCGCGTCCGCCGTGATGGCGGGGTTCGCCGGCGCGATCATCGCGCTCACCACCCGCCACGTCACCCCGGCGCTGAGCTACTGGACCACCTCGGGCGAGCTCGTCTTCATCGCGATCCTCGGCGGGGCCGGCAGCGTGATCGGGCCGTTCCTCGGGGCCGCGGCCTACGAGCTGACCCGGGTCTACGCCGCGGCGACCTTCGCCAATGCCTGGCAGATGGTGCTCGGCCTCGTTCTGCTCGGCGTCATCGTGTTCGCGCCGGGCGGGATCTGGGGGATGATCGCGAGCCGCAGGAGGGCCGCATGACCGCGCTTCTCCAGGCCCGGGACCTGCGCCTCGCCTTCGGCGGCCTCAAGGCCGCCGACGGGATCGACCTCGACGTCGAGGACGGCGAGTTCCTGGCGATCATCGGCCCGAACGGCGCCGGCAAGACCACCTTCATCAACATGACGACCGGCTACCTCAAGCCGCAAGGTGGCTCGATCGCCTTCGAGGGCAAGCCGATCCTCGGCCTGTCGCCGCGGCGCATCGTCGGGCTCGGGGTGGCGCGCAGCTTCCAGCTGCCGCAGCTCTTCACCGAGCACACCGTGCTGCAGAACGTGGCGCTCGCGGTCGCGGCCCGCGAGGGCATGTGGTCGGTGCTCAACCCGCTGCTCCGCCCGCGCTTCCGCGACGAGGCGGCGGAGCTGATCGCGCGCTTCGGCCTCGCCCGCATCACCGACGTGCGGGCCGACGCCCTCAACGAGGGCGCGCGCAAGCTCGTCGACATCGCGATGGCGGTGGCGCTCCGCCCCCGCCTCCTCATGATGGACGAGCCGACGAGCGGCGTCGCGGCGGCCGAGAAGATGGCCATCGTCGAGACCCTGGTGCGGGTCCTGCGCGAGGCCCGCGTGACGGCGGTGTTCGTGGAGCACGACATGGAGGTGGTCGGGCGCTTCGCCGACCGGGTGGCGGTGTGGGGCCAGGGCAAGATCGCGGCGCTCGGGCCTCCCGCCCAGATCCTCAACGACCCGGAGGTGCAGCGCACGGTGATCGGCATCGCTCCCGGTGGAGGCGCCCATGCTGCGGCTTGAGGGGGCGGCGGTCGAGATCGCGGGGGCACCGGTCCTGCGCGGCGTCTCGCTCCAGGTGCCGCCGGGGGGCCGCGTGGCGCTGATCGGCCGCAACGGCGCCGGCAAGACCACGACGCTCCGCGCCCTGATGGGGCTGCTGCCCTTGCGCGAGGGGACGATCACGCTCGACGGGCGGGAGGCCGGCGCCGTGCCGGCGCATCACCGCGCCCGGCTCGGGATCGGCTACGCGCCTGAGGAGCGCAAGCTGTTCGGCAGCTTCACGGTGCAGGACAACCTGCTGCTGCCGGCCCAGGTGCTCGGCCTGCCGAAGGCGGAGGTCTCCCGCCGGCTCGATTCCGTCTACGCGCTCCTGCCGGAGCTCAAGGACTTCGCCCCCCGCAAGGCGGCGGGCCTGTCGGGCGGCCAGGGCAAGATGGTGGCGCTCGGCCGCGCGCTCATGGTCGGCACCCGGGCGGTGCTGCTCGACGAGCCGTTCCAGGGCCTCGCCCCGGCGCTGGCCCTTCGCTACGCCGAGGCCCTGGCCCGCCTGCGGGCCGCGCTCCCCGACGTCGCGATCCTGATCACCGAGAGCAGCCCCGACCTGCTGCGGGCGCTCGTCGACACCACCATCCAGATCGAGCGCGGCGAGATCTCGGCCGCCTGACGTTGAAGGAGTGATCCCATGAGGCTGAACGGCAAGGTCGCGATCGTCACCGGCGCCGGCGGCGGCTTCGGCGAGGGCATCGCCAAGCGCTACGCGGCGGAGGGCGCCAGGGTCGCGGTGCTCGACCTGCGCGGCGATGCCGCCGAGCGCGTCGCGGCCGAGATCGGCGCGTCGGCGATCGCCATCGCGGCCGATGTCGGCAGCGCCGCGGACGTCGAGGCGGCGGTCAAGCGCACCACCGAGGCCTTCGGCACGCCCCACATCCTCGTCAACAATGCCGGCACCACCCACCGCAACCAGCCGCTGATGGAGGTCGACGAGGAGGCCTTCGACCGGGTGTTCCGGGTCAACGTGAAGTCGATCTTCCACTTCGTCCGCGCACTGGCGCCGGCGATGCGCGACAACGGCGGCGGCGTGATCCTGAACGTCGGCTCGACCGCCGGCATCCGGCCCCGTCCCGGCCTGACCTGGTACAACGCCTCGAAGGGGGCGGTGAACCTGATGTCGAAGTCGCTCGCCGTCGAGCTGGCGCCCTGGAAGATCCGCGTCAACGCGCTCTGCCCGGTGATGGGCGAGACCGGCCTCCTCGAGGCCTTCATGGGCGTGCCGGACACGCCGGAGAACCGGGCGAAGTTCGTCGCCACGATCCCGCTCGGCCGGATGTCGCGCGCCTCCGACATCGCCAACGTGGCGCTGTTCCTGGCCTCGGACGAGGCCGAGTTCATCACCGGCGTCGAGATGCCGATCGACGGCGGGCGGACGGTCTGACCCGATCGGGCCCGCGCCTCCCGGTCCGGAGGCGCGGGCCCTCCTGCGGCTGGAGCGGCGCCCGATCACGTCGCCATCGGGCGCCGCTCTAGGTCTTCGATTTTGCGCATTTTCTAACGACGAACCGGTATCCGCTTCGTCGGAAGATGCTCTAGCGCGACGCCGGCAGCGGCGTCACGCCGGCGCAGATCTGCCCGATCTCCTCGAAGGAGCGCAGCGACGCCTCGGTGACGGTGCGGGCATCCTCGACCAGGCTCTGCACGCTCTCGCGCATCATCTCGCTCTGGAGCATCGAGAATTCCTGCATCGTGCGGGCCCCTGCGAGCCGCTTCAGCCCCTCGAGGTTGCGCTGCCAGCGCTTCTGGCCGAGCTCGACCGAACTGCGCCAGGCCTCCTGCACGGCGTGATTCATCACCGTGCCGCAGCGGCTGACCGCCTCGGAGTTCTTCCGCGCCTGCTCGGCGAAGCGTTCGCCGTCCTCGTTGCCGACGCCCATCGTCCGCTGCAGTTGCTCGGTGAACTCGCGCGCCGTGCGCGAGACCGTCTCGACGCTCATCTGCACGATCTGCTGCGCGTTGTCGGCGGTTTGACCGCGCAGGGCGCTGGCCTTCTCGACGTTGTCCTTGGCGATGTCGGCCATCTTGGACACCTGCGCGGCGCCGTTGTCGATCCCGTTCGACGCTCCGTCCGGAGCGCTCTTCATCGGCTCGGTCTTCTTGGCCTGTTCGGAGTGCTGGGTCGCAGCCATTTGGATACTCCTCGTCTCTGCCGGACGACGTGCCTGAGCCCCTCTCCTCCCAGGACGTAGTTCAATTTATTGTATTTCTAGGTATAATGTTCGATCGACGTCGCGCTTATTGTCATTTTTGCGACGCGTCGTGCATAAAATACAACTCGGGCGAGAGTGCGATAACATACGATAAGATCGAAAATTTCGTTGGAGGCGGGGATTACGATGCTCGATGGTGGAATGGGCGCGGGAATGGCGCCGTAGCGGATCGGTTGCCGACGAATGCTGTCTCGATCCCGTCGGCAATCCTCCGCGCCGGGTCCGGCGAGGCATCGGGCATCGGCCTCGACGACGCGCCCGCCCCCGCACCGGTAGGAGCCCACCCGGACAACCGGCCGTCTCCACGGGATCCGCGCACCGACCTCGTCGGTGAGCCGCCCGTAACGGGGGAAGCTCACCCGACCGGGCAACGCACGCTCCCTCACCCCGGCTGGCACGTCTCGCAGAAGAACGTCGAGCGCCCCGACTGGACCAGCCGCCGCACCACGCCCCGGCAGCCCTTCGCCGTGCAGGCCAGCCCCTCCCGGTCGTAGACCCGGAAGGCGTGCTGGAACGCGCCCGCGCTGCCGTCGGTGTGGACGTAGTCGCGCAAGGTCGAGCCGCCCGCCGCCACCGCCTCGGTGAGAACGTCGCGGATCACGGTAGCGAGGCGCTTGGCTTTCGCGGTCGGGCGGCCGGCGACGTCGGCCAGCGTTCCGGCGGGTGCTTCCGGGTGGAGACGCGCCCGGTGCAGCGCCTCGCAGACGTAGATGTTGCCCAGACCCGCGATCAGCCGCTGGTCGAGGAGCGCGGCCTTGAGCGGCGTGCGCTTACCCCAGAACAGCCGCGCGATCGTCTCGCCCGAGAGTTCGTTGCCCAAGGGCTCGATGCCCATGCCGGCGAAGTGGCGGCAGGTGGCGAGATCGGCGGACGGCACCAGGTCCATGAAGCCGAAGCGGCGGGCGTCGTTGTAGACGACCCGGGCGCCGTTCGAGAGATCGAACCGGACGTGGTCGTGCTTCGACTGGCCCTGCGCGCCCTCGAGGTAGAAGTCGCCGGGCGACACGTGCCGGCCGTCGGGCAGGTGCACGTCGAAGCGCCCGCTCATGCCGAGATGCATGATCAGCGCCTCGCCGGAGGACAGTTCGGCGACGAGGTACTTGGCGCGCCGCGACAGGGCGGTGACCTCCCGTCCTTTCACCCGCGCGGCGAAGCGGGCTGGGAAGGGGAAGCGGAGGTTCGGCCGGTTCAGCACGACCTCGGTGAAGCGGGCGCCGACCATCGCCGGCTCCAGGCCGCGGCGCACGGTCTCGACTTCGGGGAGTTCCGGCATCTCTCGTCCGTGAAGAAGGGGTGGGCGCGACGAAGCGCACCCCCCGTCGATGCAGGCCAAGATGGTGATTTCCCGTCCGCTTCGCTATGCAGGCCGCCACGACAGGGGACCAGACCGCATGGCCGGCGACGAGACCAGCACCGATTTCGGCTTCGAGCGCGTCCGGCTCGCGGAGAAGCAGGACCGCGTCAACGAGGTCTTCCGCTCGGTGGCCAAGCGCTACGACCTGATGAACGACCTGATGTCGGGCGGCCTGCACCGGGCCTGGAAGAGCGCCTTCGTGTCGACGTTGCGCCCCTCGCGCACCCGGCCGTTCCGCCTGCTCGACGTCGCCGGCGGCACCGGCGACATCGCGTTCCGGACGCTCGAGGCCGGCGGGCCCGACACCAAGGTCACGGTGCTCGACATCAACGAGGCGATGCTCGGCGTCGGCCGCGAGCGCGCCGGGCATCTTTACGGCTCGCGCATCGACTTCGTCGCCGGCAACGCCGAGTCGCTGCCGCTGCCGGGCGACACCTTCGACGCCTACACCATCGCGTTCGGCATCCGGAACGTGCCGCGGATCGAGCACGCGCTGGCGGAAGCCCACCGGGTGCTCAAGGTCGGCGGTCGCTTCCTGTGCCTCGAATTCTCGCATGTCGACGTGCCGGGGCTCGACAAGATCTACGAGGCCTACTCGTTCAAGGTGATCCCGCGCCTCGGCGCGATGGTCGCCGGCGACAAGGAATCCTACCAGTACCTCGTCGAGTCGATCCGCCGCTTCCCGACCGCCGGCAGCTTTGCCCGGATGATCGAGGAGGCGGGCTTCGGTCACGTCACCCACCGGCCGCTCTCGGGCGGCATCTGCGCCATCCATTCCGGCTGGAAGCTCGCGTGAGTCGCCGCCCGTGCTGAGCCTCGTCGCCCACCTCGCGCGGGGCATCCATGTCGGCTGGGTGATGGCGCGCGAGGGCGCGCTCGCCTTCGTCGACGCCGCCGAGCTGCCGCCCCACCTGCGCCTCGTCCTGCGGCTCGGCCGCAAGCTCGAGCGGCCGAATCTCGGCCCCGGCCGCCTGCCCGCGGCGCTCACCCGGCTCGGGCCGTCCTACGTCAAGTTCGGCCAGTTCCTGGCGACCCGGCCCGACATCGTCGGCGTGGCGGCGGCCCGCGACCTCGAACGCCTGCAGGACCGGGTGCCGCCCTTCCCGCAAGACGTCGCGGTCGCGACCCTGGAGGCGACCCTCGGCCGGCCGCTCCACGCGCTGTTCACCTCGTTCAGCGAGCCGATCGCCGCCGCCTCGATCGCCCAGGTGCACAAGGCGCATGTCCGCGAGCCGGACGGCACCGAGCGGGTGGTCGCGGTCAAGATCATGCGGCCGGGGGTGCGCGAGCGCTTCGCCCGCGACATCCAGGCGATGCGCTTCATGGCCCGGGTGGTCGAGGCCCTGCGCCCCGAGGCCGAGCGCCTGCGCCCGCGCGAGGTGGTGGAGACGCTCGCCCGCTCGGTCGCGATGGAGATGGACCTCCGGCTCGAGGCCGCCGCCCTCTCGGAACTCGCCGAGAACATCAAGGACGATCCCGAGTTCCGGGTGCCGCAGCCGGTCTGGGAGCTGACCGGCCGGGACGTGCTGGCGAGCGAGTGGATCGACGGCATCCGCCTCAACGACCGTGAGGCGATCGTGGCGGCCGGCCACGACGTGGCGGCTCTGGGTCAGACTGTGATCCAGTCCTTCCTGCGCCACGCGATCCGGGACGGCTTCTTCCACGCCGACATGCATCCCGGGAACCTGTTCGTCGATCCGGCCGGGCGGCTGGTGGCGGTCGATTTCGGCATCATGGGCCGGCTCGGCATCAAGGAGCGCCGGTTCCTCGCGGAGATCCTGCTCGGCTTCATCCTGCGCGACTACCGCCGGGTGGCGGAGGTGCATTTCGAGGCCGGCTACGTCCCCTCGCACCACTCCGTCGACGATTTCGCGCAGGCCATCCGGGCGATCGGCGAGCCGATCCACCAGCGCCGGGCCGACGAGATCTCGATGGCGAAGGTGCTGACGCTCCTCTTCGACATCACGGCGCTGTTCGACATGAGCACCCGCACCGAGCTGGTGATGCTCCAGAAGACCATGGTGGTGGTCGAGGGCGTCGCCCGCTCCCTCGACCCGCGCCTCGACATGTGGACGAGCGCCGAGCCGGTGGTGCGGTCCTGGCTCGCCCGCAACCTCGGGCCGATCGGCCGGGCCGACCAGGCCCGCCGCGCGGTGCTGACCCTCGCCGACGTCGTCGCCGACGTGCCCGACCTCGCGCAACGCGCCAAGCGCGTGCTGGTGCGCCTCGACGAGGAGGGCCTGCGCGAGGTCTCCCGCGTCGAGCGGCGCATCCGCATCGAGACCAAGCGGATGGTGTGGTCGACCCTGGCCCTGTGGGTGATCGCCGGGTCGCTGCTGGCGATCGCGTTGCGGTAAGGGGAGTCCGGGGATGCTGGCATACGCTTTTTTCCCACCCACGACCCCAAGATGAGGTCGTGGGTGGGATGAGGAGAGAGGCCGTCCCGACTTGCGCCCGGCGCCCTCACCCGCTCTGATGGGTCTCACGGCGCCGTGATCCGCCCAACGAGAGGTGGAAGGCGCCCGGGAGAACGCCCATGCTCAACCCCCTCCGCGCCACGTTGCTCACCGCCGCGGCCCTCTGTGCCCTCGCCGCCCCGACCCGTGCCGCCGAGCCGCGACTCAGCGACGGAAAGGTCAAGCTCGCGGTGCTCAACGACATGTCGAGCGTCTACGCCGATTCCACCGGCCGCGGCTCGGTGATCGCCGCCGAGATGGCGGTGAAGGATTTCGGCGGCAGCCTCGACGGCAAGCCGATCGAGGTCGTCTTCGCCGACCACCAGAACAAGCCCGACGTCGGCTCGAACATCGCCCGGCAATGGTACGACCGCGACGGCGTCGACGTGATCCTCGACGTGCCGACCTCCTCGGTCGCGCTCGCCGTGCAGCAGATCGCCAAGGAGAAGGGCAAGCTCCTGATCGTGTCGGGCGGCGGCACCTCGGACCTGACCGGCGCGCAATGCTCGCCGACCGGCATCCAGTGGACCTACGACACCTACGCGCTGTCCCACGTCTCGGGCAGCGCCGCGGTCAAGCGCGGCCTCGACACCTGGGCCTTCGTCACCGCCGACTACGCCTTCGGCCACGCGCTCGAGCGCGACGCGGTCGCGGAGGTGAAGCGGTCGGGCGGCAAGGTGCTGTCTACGGTGCGGGCGCCCTTCGCCACCGCCGACTTCTCGTCCTTCCTGCTCCAGGCGCAAGGCTCGGGCGCCAAGCTGATCGCCTTCGCCAACGCGGGCGGCGACACCGTCAACGCGATCAAGCAGGCGCACGAATTCGGCATCGTCCAGGGCGGCCAGACCCTGCTGGCCCTGCTCATCAACATCGACGACGTGCACAGCCTCGGCATCGAGGTGGCGCAGAACCTGCTCCTCACCACCGCCTTCTACTGGGACCGCACGCTCGAGACCCGCGCCTTCGCCACCCGCTTCAAGGAGAAGGCCGGGCTGATGCCGACGATGCACCAGGCCGGCGTCTATTCCTCGGTGCTGCACTATTTGAAGGCCGTGCAGGCGGCCGGGACCGACGACGCGAAGACCGTCATCGCCAAGATGCGCGAGACCCCGGTCAACGACATGTTCGCGACGAACGGCCGGATCCGCGAGGACGGCCGCATGGTCCACGACATGTACCTGATGCAGGTGAAGACCCCGAAGGAATCGACCGGCGAGTGGGACCTCTACAAGCTTGTCGCCACCGTGCCGGGGGACCAGGCGTTCCGGCCGCTCAATGAGGGCGGATGCCCGCTGGTGACGGCCGCGAAGTAGCGGGTCAGCGCTGCATGTTGCGCAGGCGGCAGTAGCCCCCGTTGTCCTGGTAGCCCGCCGGGCAGCGCCGCACGCAGGCGCCGGCCGCGAATTTCAGCGGCGGCCGGCAGACCTGGCCGCGGCCGAGCTGCCGGCGCTGGTACATGTAGTCCTGCGCCGGCCCGGCTTGCGCGGGCGTGAGCGGCAGGGCGGCGGCGAGGAACAGGGCGGCGCAGGTCAGGCGGGCGAGCATCGGGGAACTCCGGCGCGGGGCGCGGAGGTAACTGCCTCAGGGGCAGGAAGTTCGCGGCCTGGACGTCGGCGCGTGGCCTCCTCCTCTCCCCGCCCGCGGGGAGGATGCGTTCCGCGCCTCTTCTGTCCGGGGCCGCCCCACGGAAGGGCGGAGACCGACAAGGGCCTTCTACCCCTCCACCACCAGCTCCACCCGGTCGGCCGCGAACAGGCTGCGGGTCGCCTGGATCGGCACGCCCGCCGCGTCGACGTTGACGCTGGTGAGCACGATCAGCACCCGCCCCGGCGCGAGGTCGAGGCGGGCGGCCTCGTCGGCGCTGGCCGGGCGGGCGTGGATGCGGGTGGACAGGCGGGTGTAGTCGGCGATGCCGAACTCCGCATAGGCGCGGGTGAGCGAGCCGAGCGTGGCGTAAGCCTGCGCGAATCCCTCGAAGCGGGGCAGCGGAAGGCAGGTGCGGGCGGTCGAGAGCGGCGTGCCGTCGGCGCGGTGGATGGTCAGCAATTCGAGCATCGGATCACCAGGCGTGAGCCGTAAGGCCTCCGCGGTGGCGGGATCGGCCGGAGCCTTCTCCGCAGCGATCAGGTCGCCCCAGGCCTCGCGACCGGCCTTGCTGACGATCTCCGAGAACCGGGTGCGCCGGCCGATCGGGTAGGCGAGCCGCGTCGTCTCCACGAAGGTGCCGCGCCCCTGGGTCGCCCGCACCAGGCCGCGCTCGGCGAGGACCGCCAGCGCCCGGCGCACGGTGTGACGGTTGACGCCGAACCGCGCCGCGAGCGCGGCTTCCGTCGGCAGCTGCGCGCCCGCGACCAGGCGCCCGGCCTCGATGTCGGCCGCCACGCCGTCCGCGATCTGGCGCCAGGCCGCCAGTCCCTCGCCTCGCGCCAGAACCGTCACCACACCGTCCGTCATTTGGCCGTCGCCGCCCGCATCCATACCGTCATCCAAACTTCATTTGCCCCGGGTTCGTCGGTTGTCTACACCATTAGACAACTGAGATGCCAGCGGACCCCGCGATGCCCGATTCTAGAGCAAACACCGGCGGCACCGAAGCGCCCGACCACGCCGCCCGCCGCGCCGTGATGGCGCTCTGCGGCGAGGCCCGCCCCGAGGAGCTGCGCCGGGCGCTGGCGCAGCTCGGCGCGACCCGGGATTCGGACGACCTCGTCGAGGACCTGCGCCCGCCCGAGACCGGCCTGGTGATGACCCGCGGCCGCATCGGCGGCGACGGTCGCCCGTTCAACCTGGGCGAGGCGACCGTGACTCGGGCGGCGGTGCGCCTTCCGGGCGGCGAGACCGGCTTCGCCTACCATCTCGGCCGCGACCGGGCGAAGGCGCGGCTCGCCGCCACGCTCGATGCCTTGTGGCAGGTGCGAGAGCGGCGCGCGGCGGTGGAGGCGGCACTCGCGCCCGTCGCCGCCCGCCGGGCACAGGAGCGCGCGGCGCAAGCGCGCCGCATCGCGGCGACGCGGGTGAACTTCTTCACCATGGCCAGGGGGGAGGATTGATGCTGGCCCGCGGCTTCCACGACCCCGTCCACGACGCCCAGGGCGTCTTCCGCGCCGTGATGGACGCCCTGGCGCGCCCCGGCACGATCCAGGCGCTCGCGACGGACCTCGCGCCCCCCGGCCCGCTGACCCCCGAGCTCGCGGGGATCGCCCTGGCGCTCGCCGATGCCGACGCGCCGCTCTGGCTCGACGCCGGCCTGGCCCGTGACCCGGCGGTGGCGGACTTCCTGCGCTTCCACACCGGCGCCCGCATCACGGAGGACCCGAGCGAGGCCGCCTTCGCGCTGGTCTCGGATCCCGCCGCCTGCCCGGATTTCGGGGTCTTCGCGCAGGGAATGCCGGCCTATCCCGACCGCTCCGCCACCCTGGTGCTCGCGGTCTCCGACCTCTCCGACCGCGAGGGCTGGCGCCTCGACGGGCCGGGCATCCGCGGGAGCGCCCGCCTCACGGCCGCGCCCCTGCCGGCGGATAGCCTCGCCCGCCTCGCCCGCAACCACGCCGGCTTCCCGCAAGGGGTCGACCTGATCCTCGCCGCAGCCGGACGCCTCGCGGCGCTGCCGCGCTCCACCCGCGTCACCGGAGGCTAGCGCCATGTACGTGGCCGTGAAGGGCGGCGAGGCCGCCATCGCCAGCGCGCACCGGCTGCTGGCCGAGGCCCGCCGGGGCGACACGAGCGTGCCCGAGCTCTCGGTGGCGCAGATCCGCGAGCAGATGGCGCTCCTCGTCGACCGGGTGATGACCGAGGGCTCGCTGCACGATCCCGACCTCGCCGCGCTCGCCCTCAAGCAGGCCCGCGGCGACCTGATCGAGGCGGTGTTCCTGGTGCGGGCCTACCGCACCACCCTGCCCCGCTTCGGCGCCTCCGAGCCGGTCGAGACCGGCGCCATGACCCTGCACCGGCGCGTCTCCGCCACCTACAAGGACCTGCCCGGCGGCCAGGTGCTCGGCCCCACCTTCGACTACACCCACCGGCTGATC
The sequence above is drawn from the Methylobacterium terrae genome and encodes:
- the phnH gene encoding phosphonate C-P lyase system protein PhnH; translated protein: MLARGFHDPVHDAQGVFRAVMDALARPGTIQALATDLAPPGPLTPELAGIALALADADAPLWLDAGLARDPAVADFLRFHTGARITEDPSEAAFALVSDPAACPDFGVFAQGMPAYPDRSATLVLAVSDLSDREGWRLDGPGIRGSARLTAAPLPADSLARLARNHAGFPQGVDLILAAAGRLAALPRSTRVTGG